The following are from one region of the Methanospirillum hungatei genome:
- a CDS encoding signal recognition particle subunit SRP19/SEC65 family protein — protein MMDKGVILYPCYFDSELMRSEGRRVSRETGVAQPEPGDIERILKTSHIPYTREAKSHPAYWWKHQGRFVVEYAGSKRELIRLITTSLKNSGKKV, from the coding sequence ATGATGGATAAGGGAGTAATACTCTATCCCTGTTACTTTGACAGTGAGCTCATGCGGTCAGAGGGGCGCAGAGTCTCCCGTGAGACTGGCGTCGCTCAACCTGAACCTGGAGACATTGAACGTATTTTAAAAACCAGTCATATCCCATACACCCGGGAGGCAAAGTCCCATCCCGCATATTGGTGGAAACACCAGGGGAGATTTGTAGTGGAATATGCAGGTTCGAAACGGGAACTCATTCGTCTCATTACTACTTCACTAAAAAATTCCGGTAAAAAGGTTTGA
- a CDS encoding histidinol phosphate phosphatase domain-containing protein, which produces MYDFHTHTLLSDGDLLPTELLRRMQVLGYTVVAITDHVDKSNIHETLSAVNRVAGSAREMGIKLLTGVEITHVPPGEISELARFAKENGADIVVVHGESPVEPVMPGTNHAAVSCPHVDILAHPGLISEEDAQLAKQHKVALEITARGGHNRTNGHVVRIADKTGCLLVVDSDAHHPGDLMSARDRVVISSGAGISNEKLELLLSTERNEFYQRFT; this is translated from the coding sequence ATGTACGATTTTCACACCCATACGCTGCTTTCAGATGGAGACCTGCTCCCAACCGAACTCCTTCGAAGAATGCAGGTTTTAGGATACACGGTAGTTGCAATAACAGATCACGTTGATAAGAGCAATATTCATGAAACCTTATCTGCAGTAAACCGGGTAGCAGGATCAGCCCGGGAGATGGGAATAAAGCTTCTTACCGGAGTTGAAATTACACATGTTCCACCTGGAGAAATTTCAGAACTTGCCCGTTTTGCAAAAGAGAATGGGGCCGATATTGTAGTTGTGCATGGAGAATCTCCAGTGGAACCTGTCATGCCAGGAACAAATCATGCTGCGGTCTCTTGTCCTCACGTTGATATTCTCGCCCATCCAGGGCTCATATCAGAAGAAGATGCACAATTGGCTAAACAACATAAGGTTGCCTTAGAGATTACAGCCAGGGGTGGCCATAACCGGACAAATGGTCATGTGGTTCGTATCGCAGATAAAACAGGATGCCTGCTGGTTGTTGATTCAGATGCCCATCATCCTGGTGACCTGATGTCAGCCCGGGATCGTGTGGTAATTTCATCAGGTGCCGGAATATCAAATGAAAAACTTGAATTACTCCTCTCCACGGAGAGAAATGAATTCTATCAACGGTTTACGTAA
- a CDS encoding H/ACA ribonucleoprotein complex subunit GAR1: MVRAIGRVKSKFGHHILIVECDAAKLPRLYSKVLDKRWKPVGKLIDIFGNVNSPYAAVLTNIEEPSRLIGEKLFIK; the protein is encoded by the coding sequence TTGGTACGGGCTATTGGACGAGTTAAAAGTAAATTTGGTCATCACATTCTGATTGTTGAATGTGATGCTGCGAAACTTCCCCGCCTGTACAGCAAAGTTCTTGATAAACGATGGAAACCAGTGGGGAAGCTTATCGATATTTTCGGTAATGTCAATTCACCGTATGCAGCGGTTTTAACCAATATCGAGGAGCCTTCACGCCTTATTGGCGAAAAGCTCTTTATTAAATAG
- a CDS encoding transcription initiation factor IIB yields MSEEIEKLRTLQKEREALKNRLTGKVVEKQKKIENQTESQCPECGSRQLVHDYERAELVCQQCGLVIDAEFIDRGPEWRAFDHDQRMKRSRVGAPMTFTIHDKGLSTMIDWRNRDSYGRAISSKNRAQLYRLRKWQRRIRVSNATERNLAFALSELDRMASALGLPRNVRETAAVVYRDAVDKNLIRGRSIEGVAAAALYAACRQCSVPRTLDEIAEVSRVSRKEIGRTYRFISRELGLKLLPTSPIDYVPRFCSGLQLKGEVQSRAVEILRQAGERELTSGRGPTGVAAAAIYISSILGGERRTQREVAEVAGVTEVTIRNRYKELAEKLDIEIIL; encoded by the coding sequence ATGTCAGAAGAGATAGAGAAACTCCGGACCCTTCAAAAGGAACGTGAAGCCTTAAAGAACAGGCTGACCGGGAAGGTAGTTGAGAAACAGAAAAAAATTGAGAACCAGACCGAATCTCAATGTCCAGAGTGTGGCAGCCGACAGCTTGTTCATGATTACGAACGGGCAGAGTTGGTTTGTCAGCAATGTGGTCTGGTTATTGATGCCGAATTTATCGACCGTGGTCCGGAATGGCGTGCTTTTGACCATGATCAGCGGATGAAGAGATCCCGTGTCGGTGCACCAATGACCTTTACTATCCACGATAAAGGTCTCTCAACCATGATTGACTGGAGAAACCGGGACAGTTATGGAAGAGCAATATCATCAAAAAATCGTGCTCAACTCTACCGTCTAAGAAAATGGCAACGTCGTATCAGGGTTAGCAATGCAACAGAACGTAACCTAGCATTTGCATTATCTGAACTTGACCGGATGGCTTCAGCTCTTGGTCTGCCGAGAAATGTCAGGGAGACTGCAGCAGTTGTATACCGTGACGCAGTTGATAAAAACCTCATTCGGGGTCGGAGTATTGAAGGAGTTGCAGCAGCCGCATTATATGCTGCATGTCGTCAGTGTAGTGTTCCAAGAACACTTGATGAGATTGCAGAAGTATCACGAGTATCAAGGAAAGAGATTGGACGAACCTACCGGTTCATATCCCGTGAACTTGGATTAAAGCTTCTGCCTACTTCCCCGATTGACTATGTTCCCCGGTTCTGTTCAGGACTTCAACTGAAAGGAGAAGTACAAAGCAGGGCAGTGGAGATCCTGAGACAAGCAGGTGAGCGAGAGCTGACCTCTGGTAGAGGGCCAACCGGAGTTGCAGCAGCTGCCATATACATCTCTTCTATTCTTGGCGGCGAGCGAAGAACACAGCGTGAAGTTGCAGAAGTTGCCGGTGTGACTGAAGTCACCATCAGAAACCGGTATAAAGAACTGGCAGAAAAATTAGATATCGAGATCATTCTCTGA
- a CDS encoding PEGA domain-containing protein — MKILLLIVPALLFIMVPTVAESGTIEVTADIPSVPVYLDMVYAGVTPLTLSDIDAGNHLIQVSPEGFFSQTQNISVKSGEKSTISFSFVYSDRLQIPAMVRIGECVGTPEPSDLDGTSFDLLTLDDGTMMAYYSGWEEGILCMESSDGIHWDKKTDACLSVPLKGTVFRTEPWVFSLPDGSYRMVYRQTSGNQHSLYSASSPDGVMFSGEEPITVQSEQKSGSPDYPSVPAGIMYADGTIRIYYHNPGIGIQSAISEDMGVSWEHEDGTRLKYGTDPTVLLLPDEKTGIFYVDTTPKSKGQRIFFTVSDDGLDFSQYEPVQVLETTEPGVWLMDPEIIEEDGTVYLYFSVMGIEGMQNHVLPGTLRSIISLDCMVSQALVK; from the coding sequence ATGAAGATTCTGCTGCTGATAGTTCCTGCCCTTCTTTTCATCATGGTTCCTACAGTAGCGGAATCCGGAACAATAGAGGTGACTGCTGATATTCCCTCAGTGCCAGTTTACTTAGATATGGTGTATGCAGGAGTAACACCACTTACATTATCAGATATTGATGCCGGCAACCACCTGATACAGGTGTCTCCAGAGGGATTCTTTTCGCAGACTCAGAATATATCCGTGAAGTCTGGTGAAAAATCCACGATCTCTTTTTCTTTTGTCTATTCTGATCGGTTGCAGATTCCAGCTATGGTCAGGATTGGGGAATGTGTCGGGACACCTGAACCATCTGATCTCGATGGAACATCATTTGACCTTCTCACTCTGGATGATGGTACCATGATGGCGTACTATAGTGGATGGGAAGAGGGGATATTGTGTATGGAATCCTCTGACGGCATCCACTGGGATAAAAAGACTGATGCATGTCTCTCTGTTCCGTTAAAGGGTACAGTATTCAGGACTGAGCCATGGGTGTTTTCTCTCCCTGATGGGAGTTACCGTATGGTTTATCGGCAAACGTCCGGGAATCAACATTCACTCTATTCTGCTTCATCACCAGATGGAGTAATGTTTTCAGGTGAAGAACCTATCACCGTTCAAAGTGAACAAAAATCCGGTTCACCTGATTATCCTTCGGTTCCGGCAGGAATTATGTATGCTGATGGAACAATCAGGATTTATTATCACAATCCGGGAATTGGGATTCAGAGTGCTATTTCAGAAGATATGGGAGTATCCTGGGAACATGAGGATGGAACCCGATTAAAGTATGGAACTGACCCAACTGTTTTACTTCTTCCTGATGAAAAAACTGGTATCTTTTACGTTGATACTACCCCGAAGTCTAAAGGCCAACGGATCTTCTTTACTGTATCTGATGATGGTCTTGACTTTTCTCAGTATGAGCCAGTTCAGGTGTTAGAGACGACTGAACCTGGTGTATGGCTTATGGATCCGGAAATAATTGAGGAAGATGGAACAGTCTATTTATACTTCTCAGTCATGGGGATTGAGGGTATGCAAAATCATGTCCTGCCAGGAACACTACGGAGCATCATCAGCCTGGACTGCATGGTGAGTCAGGCACTGGTGAAGTAA
- a CDS encoding S8 family serine peptidase: protein MKTCSTGWKKRTYPKIMFFLILVVLVMPFTSAMPTLPPELHLEQSQNSIDSYMPGVLLVKAGGEDSTHQESVLASAHTSIGATVAKDYSAEGFAGLQLIELPEIMSVNDAVAYYSAIPGIEYAEPDYFRTNTIIPNDPDLFRQWGLLNTGQIYKENTNPGIPGADIHAPQAWNTSTKSQVPIAVLDSGVDYLHADLSNNIWTNTATGTHGYDAITGTLDPMDLASHGTHCAGIIGAVGNNGIGGSGVNWNATILPVRFLNSFGTGTVSDEIEAILWAERNGARIFSCSFGGKNPSQAEYEIIAETDGLFICGAGNNGQDNDVTPLYPTSYDLENIISVAATNAQDELASFSNYGKKSVDIGAPGEAIYSTKHNLYTPEPIWRDSFDTLNNWTIHGNWTLDTEDFISPPSSARGTVNNTVLNQTQPTAIISLKEPLAISNLTNPIISYQLQMVGAYSTFSIEASNDNLTWKTLEYDRKQITLLPWIYRESKIPTDMKEAPLYIRFAADGTFIACFLDDITLSDGYGALTETRYGYMDGTSMAVPFISGMAGFLITYAPDDPYSAIKDAILKTVDPVQGLENKTTTGGRANLSAALTYLKKPDTDTINLYPGWNHVSVAKKLISGNDTAYDLFGKVTNTSGHSVLRYYNTSWITVPADETITPLSSYWIWTGMTQNITPLPDLNQNGTYSKNLSKGWNGFGVLGTDSESAKTRLTPIGNTWTYLIGYDSKNQQYEEPIIRDGTGNQSDSRNLLPWHGYWLYVTDNVTYQVTN from the coding sequence TTGAAGACATGCAGTACCGGTTGGAAAAAAAGAACATATCCCAAAATTATGTTCTTCCTGATTCTGGTTGTATTGGTAATGCCCTTTACATCGGCAATGCCGACACTTCCACCTGAATTACATCTAGAACAAAGCCAAAATTCAATCGATTCGTATATGCCTGGTGTCTTATTGGTGAAAGCTGGAGGGGAAGATAGTACACACCAGGAATCTGTCCTCGCATCAGCACACACATCGATAGGGGCAACAGTTGCAAAGGACTATTCAGCAGAAGGATTTGCAGGATTACAACTTATCGAGCTTCCTGAAATTATGAGTGTAAATGATGCAGTTGCATATTATTCAGCAATTCCTGGAATCGAATATGCGGAACCGGATTATTTCAGAACCAATACAATCATACCAAATGATCCTGATCTCTTCAGGCAGTGGGGTCTTTTAAATACCGGTCAGATCTACAAGGAAAACACCAATCCTGGTATTCCTGGAGCAGATATTCATGCACCACAAGCATGGAACACGAGTACCAAGTCTCAGGTTCCCATTGCTGTCCTGGATTCTGGTGTAGATTACCTGCACGCAGACCTCTCTAATAATATATGGACAAATACCGCCACTGGAACACATGGATATGATGCCATAACAGGGACACTTGATCCTATGGACCTTGCATCACATGGAACTCATTGTGCTGGCATTATCGGCGCCGTTGGAAACAACGGAATTGGTGGTTCAGGTGTTAACTGGAATGCAACAATCCTTCCTGTCAGGTTCCTGAATAGTTTTGGAACCGGAACAGTATCAGATGAGATCGAGGCAATATTATGGGCTGAAAGAAATGGTGCCAGAATATTTTCATGCTCATTCGGAGGAAAAAATCCGAGTCAGGCAGAATATGAAATAATTGCCGAAACAGATGGCTTGTTTATTTGTGGGGCAGGGAACAATGGTCAGGATAATGATGTAACTCCTCTCTACCCGACATCCTATGATCTCGAGAACATCATCTCTGTTGCAGCAACGAATGCTCAGGATGAACTGGCCTCATTTTCAAATTATGGGAAAAAATCAGTAGATATTGGTGCTCCTGGTGAAGCAATTTACTCAACCAAGCATAATCTTTACACTCCAGAACCGATATGGCGTGATTCCTTTGATACATTGAACAATTGGACAATTCATGGAAACTGGACGCTGGATACTGAGGACTTCATCTCTCCACCATCAAGTGCCCGGGGAACAGTGAACAACACCGTCCTGAACCAGACACAGCCAACAGCCATTATTTCATTAAAAGAACCATTAGCAATTTCAAATCTGACTAATCCAATCATTTCATATCAGCTTCAGATGGTCGGAGCTTATTCTACATTCTCCATTGAAGCTTCCAATGATAATCTGACCTGGAAAACACTTGAGTATGACAGGAAACAAATAACCTTACTTCCCTGGATTTATCGTGAAAGCAAAATCCCGACAGATATGAAGGAAGCACCGCTCTATATCAGATTCGCAGCAGATGGTACATTTATTGCGTGTTTCCTTGATGATATTACTCTCTCCGATGGATATGGGGCGCTTACTGAAACCAGGTATGGATATATGGATGGAACATCTATGGCTGTACCATTCATCAGTGGAATGGCAGGATTCCTTATAACCTATGCTCCAGATGACCCATACTCTGCAATAAAGGATGCCATTTTGAAAACAGTTGACCCAGTGCAGGGACTCGAGAACAAAACGACAACTGGGGGTAGGGCTAATCTTTCAGCTGCTCTTACCTATTTGAAAAAACCGGATACAGACACAATCAACCTATATCCAGGATGGAACCATGTCTCTGTTGCAAAAAAACTGATCTCAGGCAATGATACTGCATACGATCTCTTCGGGAAGGTCACCAATACCTCTGGACACTCGGTCCTAAGATATTACAATACAAGTTGGATTACTGTCCCAGCAGATGAGACAATTACTCCACTCTCATCATATTGGATCTGGACCGGAATGACGCAGAATATCACTCCATTACCTGATTTGAATCAAAATGGCACTTACTCAAAAAATCTGTCAAAAGGATGGAACGGATTTGGGGTTCTTGGCACCGATTCAGAGTCAGCAAAAACCCGCTTAACTCCGATTGGAAATACCTGGACCTATCTCATCGGCTATGATTCCAAGAACCAGCAGTACGAAGAACCAATTATCAGAGATGGGACAGGAAACCAAAGTGACAGCCGGAACCTCTTACCATGGCATGGATACTGGCTATACGTCACCGATAATGTAACCTACCAGGTTACAAACTGA
- a CDS encoding pyridoxal phosphate-dependent aminotransferase, translating to MRPLSTKLAAIAPSATIEITEKARRMQAAGTDVISLSIGEPDFPTPAHITEACIDALRRGETHYAPGKGIPELVKAVAEKIEQENRIPCTADQVIVGCGAKDSIYEACEAVLSPGAEAIILDPSWVSYEPCVQIAGGTAVHHPLNDETFQVDDSLLEKVTNKTRMIIINTPSNPSGAILSRESLQLVADICQDHDLIALSDEIYEKLIYGKTHLSIGSFPGMEERTITVNGFSKAYAMTGWRLGYAVSSKEIIGYMNKVQQHTISHPTTFAMYGGVAALKDPQSCIEEMRAEFEKRRAFVLKKMEEMGLSYAPADGAFYAYVKVEGNDADVANKWLEKGHVAVTHGSAFNHPGWIRVSYAASMDRLEEAMRRISAVL from the coding sequence ATGAGACCACTCTCGACAAAACTTGCTGCAATTGCTCCTTCAGCAACGATCGAGATCACTGAAAAAGCCCGCAGGATGCAGGCCGCCGGAACTGATGTTATCAGCTTGTCTATTGGGGAGCCTGATTTTCCTACTCCTGCCCATATCACTGAAGCATGTATTGATGCCTTGCGCCGGGGTGAAACCCATTACGCACCAGGTAAGGGTATTCCTGAACTGGTAAAGGCTGTCGCAGAAAAAATTGAACAGGAGAACAGGATTCCTTGTACTGCTGATCAGGTGATTGTTGGATGTGGAGCGAAAGACTCTATCTACGAAGCATGTGAAGCAGTTTTAAGTCCGGGAGCTGAAGCCATCATATTAGATCCTTCCTGGGTCAGTTATGAACCATGTGTTCAGATTGCTGGTGGCACTGCTGTTCATCATCCGCTAAATGATGAAACTTTCCAGGTTGATGACAGTCTTCTTGAAAAGGTAACAAACAAGACCCGGATGATTATAATCAATACCCCATCAAATCCATCTGGTGCTATCTTAAGCCGTGAATCACTTCAACTGGTCGCTGATATTTGTCAGGATCATGATCTCATTGCTTTGTCTGATGAGATTTATGAGAAGCTCATCTATGGAAAGACTCATTTATCCATCGGTTCTTTTCCAGGAATGGAAGAACGGACTATCACGGTGAACGGTTTCTCTAAAGCATATGCAATGACCGGATGGAGGCTTGGGTATGCTGTATCATCGAAAGAAATTATCGGGTATATGAATAAAGTCCAGCAGCATACCATTTCTCATCCGACAACCTTTGCCATGTATGGCGGGGTCGCTGCTCTGAAAGACCCTCAGAGCTGCATCGAGGAGATGCGAGCTGAATTTGAGAAGAGACGGGCTTTTGTCCTTAAAAAAATGGAAGAGATGGGTCTTTCATATGCTCCGGCAGATGGGGCGTTCTATGCCTATGTAAAAGTTGAGGGCAATGATGCGGACGTTGCAAACAAATGGCTTGAGAAAGGCCATGTTGCAGTGACTCATGGTTCTGCATTTAACCATCCGGGATGGATTCGAGTAAGTTATGCTGCATCTATGGATAGGTTAGAAGAAGCGATGAGAAGAATATCCGCAGTTCTCTAA
- the ribH gene encoding 6,7-dimethyl-8-ribityllumazine synthase — MAEQKSKEEIKLGFVVAEFNRDITYMMEIEAEEHAKFLGARVAERLYVPGAYDMPLAIKKMLKDNKVDAVVTIGCVIEGATQHDEIVVQHAARKIIDLSLEFGKPVTLGISGPGMTRLEATDRIEYGKRAVESAIKLVQRLA, encoded by the coding sequence ATGGCAGAACAAAAATCAAAAGAAGAAATAAAACTTGGATTTGTTGTAGCGGAGTTTAACCGAGACATCACGTATATGATGGAGATCGAAGCTGAAGAGCATGCAAAATTTTTAGGAGCCAGGGTCGCAGAACGGCTGTATGTACCTGGTGCCTATGATATGCCGCTTGCAATCAAAAAGATGCTGAAAGACAACAAAGTTGACGCTGTTGTAACCATTGGGTGTGTTATTGAAGGAGCAACCCAGCATGATGAAATTGTTGTCCAGCATGCAGCCCGGAAGATCATTGATCTCTCTTTAGAATTTGGAAAACCGGTCACTTTAGGTATCTCTGGTCCGGGAATGACAAGGCTTGAAGCGACAGATCGGATAGAATATGGAAAGCGTGCGGTAGAATCCGCAATAAAACTGGTACAGCGGTTAGCATGA
- the ribC gene encoding riboflavin synthase, which produces MKIGIADTTFARVNMGWFAIDELKKHSSVTIERYTVPGVKDLPVACKKLFEEYRCDICMALGMPGGKEKDRMCAHEASTGLIACQLMTNRHIIEVFVHEDEAADDAGLAWLAEQRTREHAVNVIKLMRPGTLEREAGTGQRQGFSDAGSARQ; this is translated from the coding sequence ATGAAGATAGGCATCGCGGACACGACCTTTGCACGGGTTAATATGGGCTGGTTCGCGATCGATGAACTGAAAAAACATAGTAGCGTTACTATTGAGCGATATACCGTCCCCGGCGTGAAAGATCTGCCGGTGGCCTGTAAAAAACTTTTTGAAGAATATCGCTGTGACATCTGCATGGCCCTTGGGATGCCGGGAGGAAAAGAGAAAGACAGGATGTGTGCCCACGAGGCATCTACCGGACTTATCGCCTGTCAACTCATGACAAACCGCCATATCATTGAAGTTTTTGTTCATGAAGATGAAGCGGCAGATGATGCTGGACTTGCCTGGCTTGCAGAACAACGGACCAGGGAACATGCAGTTAATGTCATAAAGCTGATGCGTCCTGGAACACTTGAACGAGAAGCCGGAACAGGTCAGAGGCAGGGATTTTCTGATGCCGGTTCAGCACGACAATAA
- a CDS encoding pyridoxal-phosphate-dependent aminotransferase family protein: protein MEDELLLMLPGPVPLPERVRAVMARQAINHRGAEFGNAYADIVRVLKGLFGTKNNPLVISGSGTAGMEAAVANFGKGRKMAHLINGKFGERMYTIGQRYASEARPIESEWGTPLSLEGLKSALEDGCEVVTMVHNETSAGILNPAGEVGKICRKHDALFIMDGVTSIGGDLVKADDWGVDIAVVGSQKCLAAPAGLAAVSVSDRAWDRVVKNPPYYLDLPAYKKNAVKEPMETPYTPAVPLFLALREACLIIEEEGIDARIARHHRMAGAVRKAVKAWGLEMFPQIDSLHTYSNTVTAACIPTGSNDKDFRGIVKKLGIQIAGGQDHLKDKIFRIGHMGAVSAPELLATLAATEYAIRTTGHQVRESGVMAAAEDLG from the coding sequence ATGGAAGATGAGTTGCTCCTGATGCTTCCGGGTCCGGTCCCGCTGCCGGAACGGGTTCGTGCAGTCATGGCCCGGCAGGCTATCAATCACCGGGGGGCAGAATTCGGAAATGCATATGCAGATATCGTTCGTGTTCTGAAAGGCCTGTTTGGGACGAAGAATAATCCTCTTGTTATTTCAGGCTCCGGGACTGCCGGAATGGAGGCTGCGGTTGCTAACTTTGGAAAAGGCCGCAAAATGGCTCACCTGATCAATGGAAAGTTCGGGGAACGGATGTACACGATTGGACAGCGGTATGCATCTGAGGCCCGCCCGATTGAATCAGAATGGGGCACTCCGCTGAGCCTTGAAGGTCTGAAATCTGCACTTGAGGATGGTTGTGAAGTTGTCACCATGGTCCACAATGAGACCTCTGCTGGAATTTTGAATCCGGCTGGTGAAGTTGGAAAGATCTGCCGGAAACATGATGCGCTCTTTATCATGGACGGGGTTACCTCTATCGGTGGTGATCTGGTCAAAGCAGATGACTGGGGCGTTGATATTGCCGTCGTTGGTTCACAAAAATGTCTTGCTGCTCCTGCAGGGCTTGCTGCGGTTTCAGTGTCAGATCGGGCTTGGGACAGGGTTGTAAAAAATCCTCCATATTACCTTGATCTTCCAGCATACAAGAAAAATGCAGTCAAAGAACCTATGGAGACTCCCTATACTCCTGCAGTCCCCTTGTTCCTGGCACTTCGAGAAGCCTGTCTTATTATCGAAGAAGAAGGCATTGATGCCCGTATTGCCCGGCACCATCGGATGGCTGGTGCTGTCAGGAAAGCCGTGAAAGCCTGGGGCCTGGAGATGTTTCCACAGATCGACAGTCTTCATACATACTCAAATACTGTTACTGCTGCCTGTATCCCAACAGGATCAAATGACAAGGATTTCAGGGGAATAGTAAAGAAACTGGGAATCCAGATTGCTGGTGGTCAGGATCACTTAAAGGATAAAATCTTCAGAATTGGTCATATGGGAGCTGTTTCAGCACCTGAACTCCTGGCTACCCTTGCTGCCACTGAGTATGCAATCCGCACGACTGGTCATCAAGTACGCGAATCTGGTGTCATGGCTGCAGCAGAGGATTTAGGATGA
- the purE gene encoding 5-(carboxyamino)imidazole ribonucleotide mutase, whose protein sequence is MPHVSIICGSSSDEEIAKKAWEVLKSYQIGYDYQVISAHRDPDRLDEYISKSSAEVFICIAGLAAALPGVVASKTKKPVIGVPVSGKLMGGLDALLSIVQMPKGVPVACVGVDNGENAAHLAARILGISV, encoded by the coding sequence ATGCCTCACGTAAGCATCATCTGTGGCTCATCATCTGATGAAGAGATAGCAAAAAAAGCCTGGGAAGTTTTAAAATCATATCAGATCGGGTATGATTATCAGGTCATTTCAGCCCACCGTGACCCGGACAGACTGGATGAGTATATCTCAAAATCTAGTGCAGAGGTCTTCATCTGTATCGCCGGACTTGCTGCTGCTCTTCCAGGTGTTGTAGCATCCAAAACAAAAAAGCCGGTAATTGGTGTTCCGGTTTCAGGAAAACTCATGGGAGGTCTGGATGCCCTGCTCTCGATCGTCCAGATGCCCAAAGGGGTTCCTGTTGCCTGTGTCGGTGTTGATAACGGAGAAAATGCCGCACATCTTGCGGCACGGATACTTGGAATCAGTGTATAG